The sequence GTTTCAGCTAACTATTCTGACGCGTCATTCCGGCAGGGATTGCCGGAGCCGTCAGACCGCGTTAGCGAATCCAGGTCACATGGATAGCTCGGAGCTTACCATCCATGGCACTGGATGCCCGTTTCCCGACGGGTATGACGGGCGCTTATGGATTTAGCTGAAACAGCTTGCTAATCAGGAACAGATATAACGGTATAAACATATACCGATATCGTCGAGGCTTTATAATGTTTTACAGAAAACATTTCATCGCTTAAGGAGTAATCCAGATAAATCTTGTGTATTTCTTCAGTGTTGTGAACACTGCTTAAGGCTATGTTTGCGTTAATAGTTGATGTCACCCCGGCACGGATAATTAACGCCGGACACCGGGGTCCAGAAGTCATGGATGGCGTTGGACTTTCACATCCTTGAGACCTGCATTCCGGCAATCTATGCCGGAATGACGGCGTTAATGTCCTTTCAACTACTAACGCGAACATAGCCATGCATAACATCAGTTATTAATGGATTGTGGATTCCTCACCTTCATAGATGTTCTTACTAAGGCGTATTAAAGATTAGTTAAATTTACGGTTCTACCAACCCCTCCCATTTTATTGGGTGTAAGCACCTGTTTTTAAGGGATTCATGAAACCTCCCTGCTGCAGAAGCCTTTTCAATCAATCACCTACAGCCTCTATTCCAAGCGGTCGAGTAATTACAATTTACGAACAATATATTTTTTTACTCGCTCTAAATAAACTTAAATCCAGAGAATGTTTTAACTGATACCATTCGTAGCAATGAGGAGTGAGTCTTCTGAACTTCAAGAATTCGACTAATTCATGCAGTGATTTTTCGGTTTATTAAAAAGTTTATCGCTTGCAAATGCGTTGACACTTATACTGACGTTAAAATAACACCGTAATCATGCCACTATGAAACAGAACCAATGAATGAGTTTGTATGTTAAGACTTTCTAAATTGATCTAGCAGAATGGAAAATCGCTCTGCGGGCCGATTATCTGATTTTGAATTCCGGCAGAAATGGATCTCAGAAGCGGCATACTACTTGTCCGAGCGGCGAAATTTTTTACCCGGGAGTGAACTCGATGATTGGTTACTTGCCGAAAAAAACTTAGTATTAATGCAGATTACGCGTTATCAGGCTATTGCCTATGAAGATGGTGGCATGTCCATTCAAGGGCTGCGGCTTTTAGCAAAAGTGGTAGGCATTGAAGGTTTAGAGACGATGACTCTGGCAGAAGAAATAATTCAAGCCATCCAAAAATTGCTGGATATTGATCCTTGCTTCAATTCTTTACCGGGTAATGACTGCAACCAATTTGAATCATGCCTGTGGAAAGCTGAATGCAGAAAAATTATTGCCAGGTGGCATCCTTTAAAAGCTTGGTAATACTCACAACTTCACAGTTGTCTGTTATAAATGCATCAAACCTTTCACCCATCTCACCATATCACTCGTATTCATAGCACCAGATTGACGAGCCAATTCCCTGCCATTTTTAAACACAATCAGTGTAGGTATGCTGCGAATGTTATACCTTGTGCTGAGTGCAGATTCCGCTTCAGTATTTAATTTGCCCAGGCGAACGTCTGGTTCCAACAATTTAGCGGCTTGTTCAAAAGCCGGCGCCATCATTTTGCATGGACCACACCATTGAGCCCAAAAATCGACCAACAACGGAATGTCATTCCGAGACAGCTGTTTTTCAAAGTTGTTACTGTTAAGTTCGACGGGATGTCCGTTAAATAAAAGTGTGTGGCAATGCCCACATTTCGGTCCTTGTCGCAGCCGATTGGCTGGGAAACGGTTGATTGCTAAACAATCAGGACAGACAACATGCAGTGATTCATTCATATTTTTATCTTATTTTTAATAGCAACGACGAACGTGCACTTTATAGCACTAAAAACAGACTGCCAAATTGGCTTTATTGGGTCAATCTTAAACAGCGGCATAGAATTATTCTTGCGCTCATTTTAAGTAACTACTCGCCCGCTTGGAATAGCGAGTGTAGGTGATTGATTGAAAAGGCTTCGGCAACAGGGATGTTGCAGAGAGCTACAGGGACGTATTAATGCGTCCTTTGAAATCAAGCGCCTACACCCAATAAAACGGGAAAGGGGTGAGCAGATACCATTTTAGGCAAATTTTGCACTATCCTAACAACTTTCCAGCCCAGCTGCCGCCCAAGGCATATCCATTATGTTTCTTTTTTCAATCCGCTAAAATTACTATCAACAACCCTTCAATCGGCGGGAGAAAAAACCTATGAATCGTATAACCGGAATTTTGAGCCTGATTGTTTTGACAGGCTGTGCAACATTGAGCAAACAAGACTGCATGCAAGGTGATTGGTATGGAGTAGGCAGTAAAGACGGCCATGCCGGAGAAACCAGTAGCCGCCTGTCTGATCACATTAAAGCCTGCAATGAATATGGCATTGCCGTTGACAATAATGCTTATATGGACGGTCGCGAACAAGGACTGAAAGATTATTGCCGCCTGGAGAATGCCTTTATCGTCGGTTTGAACGGCCAACCCTATCACCACGTTTGCCCGCCGAACATTGATCGATCGTTTGCACATTATCATTCCACCGCCTACACCGTTCATGAAGATCGAGCCGAACTTGATCAACTCGATAACGACCTGTCCAGCAAAGAAAGCCAATTGCGAGATAAAAAATTGAGCGAAAAAGACCGTTCCCGAATTCGTGACGACATTCGGAGCCTGGATAGGCAGTGTGATCGCCTCCGTGATGATCTCTATTTTCACGAGCGGCAACTCGACAATTTGCGTCACGAAGCCCAAACTGCCCGTTGATGACCAGAAACCGCATTGATAACCGGTGTGTCAACTTAGACGGCAACCAGATGAGGGAAGCACATGTCTGATTCATTCTCTTTGTTCTCCCGAAGAGGAGCTCGAATTCAATCAGCGCACCGACCCTTTTCCGATTCCATATGCTTGCCGGTAAAAGGCACAAAACTGACACCTAATACCCGGCGCGTATTAATTTCACCGTTTAAGTCCTTTTCTATCACCAGTAATTCCTGATAGCTGTAAGGCAGGCCGACCGGAATAACCAGACGAGAGCCCTCCTTTAGTTGATCAATCAAAGGCTGCGGAATATGCGGTGCAGCTGCGGTCACAATGATACCGTCATAGGGGGCGTGTTCAGGCCAACCCAGGTAACCGTCGCCGGACCGCACTTTAATATTACGAAAATGGTATGTCTCGAGCCTTTCAGAGGCTTTATCAGCCAGCACTCCGACGATTTCGACCGAATAAACCTGCTTGACTAGCCGAGATAAAATCGCCGCTTGATAACCTGAGCCTGTACCGATTTCCAGAACCGTATCGTCCGGCTTGACACTCAACAAATCAGTCATCAACGCGACAATGTAGGGCTGAGATATTGTTTGCCCCAAACCGATAGACACCGGCCCGTTGGTATAAGCAAAATGCCGCGACACTTCGGGT comes from Methylicorpusculum oleiharenae and encodes:
- a CDS encoding DUF2934 domain-containing protein — translated: MENRSAGRLSDFEFRQKWISEAAYYLSERRNFLPGSELDDWLLAEKNLVLMQITRYQAIAYEDGGMSIQGLRLLAKVVGIEGLETMTLAEEIIQAIQKLLDIDPCFNSLPGNDCNQFESCLWKAECRKIIARWHPLKAW
- the trxC gene encoding thioredoxin TrxC — translated: MNESLHVVCPDCLAINRFPANRLRQGPKCGHCHTLLFNGHPVELNSNNFEKQLSRNDIPLLVDFWAQWCGPCKMMAPAFEQAAKLLEPDVRLGKLNTEAESALSTRYNIRSIPTLIVFKNGRELARQSGAMNTSDMVRWVKGLMHL
- a CDS encoding DUF2799 domain-containing protein, which gives rise to MNRITGILSLIVLTGCATLSKQDCMQGDWYGVGSKDGHAGETSSRLSDHIKACNEYGIAVDNNAYMDGREQGLKDYCRLENAFIVGLNGQPYHHVCPPNIDRSFAHYHSTAYTVHEDRAELDQLDNDLSSKESQLRDKKLSEKDRSRIRDDIRSLDRQCDRLRDDLYFHERQLDNLRHEAQTAR
- a CDS encoding protein-L-isoaspartate(D-aspartate) O-methyltransferase; the encoded protein is MKEKIQQMLDDIESETRLTRHLIGKNALDERVLNAMREVPRHLFVPEVSRHFAYTNGPVSIGLGQTISQPYIVALMTDLLSVKPDDTVLEIGTGSGYQAAILSRLVKQVYSVEIVGVLADKASERLETYHFRNIKVRSGDGYLGWPEHAPYDGIIVTAAAPHIPQPLIDQLKEGSRLVIPVGLPYSYQELLVIEKDLNGEINTRRVLGVSFVPFTGKHMESEKGRCAD